Proteins from a genomic interval of Streptomyces sp. Tu6071:
- the dnaG gene encoding DNA primase, protein MAGRIKDEDVKAVRDAVPIDSVVAEYLQLKNAGGGNLKGLCPFHDEKSPSFQVSPAKGLFHCFGCQEGGDTITFVMKVDHLSFSEAVERLAGQAGITLRYEEGGYNPTQQRGERIRLIDAHRAAAKYYEEQLAGPEAEIGRKFLAERGFDQSAAAHFGVGYSPAGWDHLTRYLRGQGFTDRELITSGLSQESRGGRPIDRFRGRLMWPIKDIGGDIVGFGARRLREDDNGPKYLNTPETPVYRKSQVLYGIDLAKKDIARASRAVVVEGYTDVMACHLSGVTTAVATCGTAFGTEHIKILRRLLMDNGSARVIFTFDGDAAGQKAALRAFEDDQKFAAETYIAIAPDNMDPCDLRLAKGEQAVAELVEPRVPLFEFALRQIVSRYDLETPAGRAAALDEAAPVVASVKNVALRHAVAVQLAGMLGYGPMDQQEVVRRVATVARWAREHRGEPLPGGPRRPATATSGAPQRPGNSGPALILRNPAHMTERELLKLALQRPELVSPAFDAYEIDEFTAEPYAAVRQAIADAGGAEEGVHDAMAYLTAVREAAPDDRVRAMVTELAVEPIRRRVVDEIYASEQLVRVRVRAVQRRVTELQGTFTRVSAQGDQARAAEVQSELWVLEQYGRALQQQGAAAL, encoded by the coding sequence GTGGCTGGCAGGATCAAGGACGAGGACGTGAAGGCGGTCAGGGACGCGGTCCCGATCGACTCCGTTGTCGCGGAGTACCTCCAGCTCAAGAACGCGGGCGGCGGGAACCTCAAGGGCCTGTGCCCCTTCCACGACGAGAAGTCGCCGTCGTTCCAGGTCAGCCCCGCGAAGGGCCTCTTCCACTGCTTCGGCTGCCAAGAGGGCGGCGACACGATCACCTTCGTCATGAAGGTGGACCACCTCAGCTTCTCCGAAGCCGTCGAACGCCTCGCCGGTCAGGCGGGCATCACCCTCCGTTACGAGGAGGGCGGCTACAACCCGACCCAGCAGCGCGGCGAGCGCATCCGCCTCATCGACGCCCACCGCGCCGCGGCGAAGTACTACGAGGAGCAGCTCGCCGGACCCGAGGCCGAGATCGGCCGCAAGTTCCTCGCCGAGCGCGGCTTCGACCAGAGCGCCGCCGCGCACTTCGGCGTCGGCTACAGCCCGGCGGGCTGGGACCACCTCACCCGCTACCTGCGCGGCCAAGGCTTCACCGACCGCGAGCTGATCACCTCCGGTCTCTCCCAGGAGAGCCGCGGCGGGCGCCCCATCGACCGCTTCCGGGGCCGCCTCATGTGGCCGATCAAGGACATCGGCGGCGACATCGTCGGCTTCGGCGCCCGCCGTCTGCGCGAGGACGACAACGGACCGAAGTACCTCAACACCCCCGAGACCCCCGTCTACCGCAAATCGCAGGTCCTCTACGGCATCGACCTCGCCAAGAAGGACATCGCCCGCGCGAGCCGCGCCGTCGTCGTCGAGGGCTACACCGACGTCATGGCCTGCCACCTCTCCGGCGTCACGACCGCCGTCGCGACCTGCGGCACAGCCTTCGGCACCGAGCACATCAAGATCCTGCGCCGCCTGCTCATGGACAACGGCAGCGCCCGGGTGATCTTCACCTTCGACGGCGACGCGGCCGGGCAGAAGGCCGCCCTGCGCGCCTTCGAGGACGACCAGAAGTTCGCCGCCGAGACGTACATCGCGATCGCTCCCGACAACATGGACCCCTGCGACCTGCGTCTCGCCAAGGGCGAGCAGGCGGTCGCGGAACTCGTCGAGCCGCGCGTCCCGCTCTTCGAGTTCGCGCTGCGCCAGATCGTCTCGCGCTACGACCTGGAGACCCCCGCGGGCCGCGCCGCCGCGCTCGACGAGGCGGCGCCCGTCGTCGCGAGCGTCAAGAACGTCGCGCTGCGCCACGCCGTCGCCGTCCAGCTCGCCGGGATGCTCGGCTACGGCCCGATGGACCAGCAGGAGGTCGTACGGCGCGTCGCGACCGTCGCCCGCTGGGCCCGCGAGCACCGGGGCGAACCCCTCCCCGGCGGCCCGCGCCGCCCCGCCACGGCCACCTCGGGCGCCCCTCAGCGTCCCGGCAACTCGGGCCCCGCGCTCATCCTGCGCAACCCCGCGCACATGACCGAGCGCGAACTGCTCAAACTCGCTCTCCAGCGGCCCGAACTGGTCTCGCCCGCTTTCGACGCGTACGAGATCGACGAGTTCACCGCCGAGCCGTACGCCGCCGTGCGCCAGGCCATCGCCGACGCGGGCGGCGCCGAGGAGGGCGTCCACGACGCGATGGCCTACCTCACCGCCGTGCGCGAGGCGGCCCCCGACGACCGCGTCCGCGCGATGGTCACCGAACTCGCCGTCGAACCGATCCGCCGCCGCGTCGTCGACGAGATCTACGCGAGCGAGCAACTGGTCCGGG